Proteins from a genomic interval of Schistocerca piceifrons isolate TAMUIC-IGC-003096 chromosome 3, iqSchPice1.1, whole genome shotgun sequence:
- the LOC124788387 gene encoding piggyBac transposable element-derived protein 3-like, whose product MDKEYLSVEKDWDFIMDIIENGDVSDVSLSGDEDDSVPLIERQAPQIVKRVGADKVGVNDVCRNTISEDDGDVVDAEMNFLCNENNRELNNLCDNIMVTPEESIKWKFKPLSTVAETYKAPKFEESVLCSPIQYFKRYIPDDLFTSMTAHTNIYAFQQGKSSFKQTTQELEALFGLHILTGALKFPRLQMYWDTSLKVNVFWENMSRYRFLELRTNLHLVNNLEKPPENELYKVRPVYTAIRNCCSELPIEENVCVDEGIIPFTGKFSPKQYVKGEEVHGE is encoded by the coding sequence ATGGATAAGGAATATCTATCTGTGGAGAAAGATTGGGACTTTATTATGGATATAATTGAAAATGGTGACGTTTCTGACGTAAGTTTGAGTGGAGATGAGGATGACAGTGTACCACTTATTGAAAGGCAAGCTCCACAAATAGTGAAACGTGTTGGAGCAGATAAAGTGGGAGTGAATGATGTGTGTAGAAACACCATATCTGAAGATGACGGAGACGTGGTGGATGCTGAAATGAACTTCTTATGCAATGAAAACAACCGAGAATTGAATAACCTGTGTGACAACATAATGGTGACACCTGAAGAATCCATAAAATGGAAATTCAAGCCTCTAAGTACCGTGGCAGAAACATACAAAGCTCCAAAATTTGAAGAATCTGTCTTGTGTTCTCCAATACAATACTTCAAAAGATATATACCAGATGATTTGTTCACTAGCATGACAGCACATACTAATATTTATGCATTCCAACAAGGCAAATCCTCATTCAAGCAGACAACTCAAGAACTGGAGGCGCTATTTGGTTTGCATATACTGACTGGCGCTTTGAAATTTCCCAGATTACAAATGTATTGGGATACAAGCCTGAAGGTAAATGTGTTTTGGGAAAACATGTCACGATACAGATTTTTAGAATTGCGAACAAACTTACACTTGGTGAACAATCTGGAGAAGCCACCTGAAAATGAACTTTACAAAGTCAGGCCAGTTTACACAGCCATTCGAAATTGCTGCAGTGAACTTCCTATAGAAGAGAATGTTTGTGTGGACGAAGGAATTATTCCTTTCACTGGGAAGTTTTCTCCAAAGCAGTATGTCAAGGGGGAAGAAGTTCATGGGGAATAA